A section of the Methanofollis sp. UBA420 genome encodes:
- a CDS encoding ABC transporter permease — protein MIFTDIYMDLAKRNVRLHFLRSLLAVIGIVIGVFAITSMGIMGSALQVAVSGDLAEKGGQLSIYPSSSGMGVFGVSSEKKLITEQQLTKIKKASGKNPVIPFRSSYVRYATKGKEGYASIYSLAPEDLPQVLELEEGVMIRGGSRALVSSTIAEEHDLRVGSRIKVGEDEHEKSVLVAGILKDTGFGSGISTYNSIIVTDRLYDELEGKANGYDQVLVMVRDINDIDGVKDAIEKSLNGRKETVEIMDMRGLIESINSIIGTVSLVVTGIAGISLVVAAVSIFNVMMMSVNERIREIGILKSIGVKRGEISRMFLYEAAILGFIGSVIGGILSLLGGGVLIMVVLQDISFFFSPPVLLNVVWGMLVGTGVCVLSGVYPAWKASKLSPIVALAAE, from the coding sequence ATGATCTTCACCGACATCTACATGGACCTTGCAAAGAGGAACGTGCGCCTCCACTTCCTCCGCTCCCTTCTTGCGGTGATCGGGATCGTCATCGGCGTCTTTGCAATCACCTCGATGGGGATCATGGGCTCTGCCCTCCAGGTGGCGGTGAGCGGCGACCTCGCCGAGAAGGGCGGGCAGTTGAGTATCTACCCCTCTTCGTCAGGGATGGGCGTCTTCGGGGTCTCCTCGGAGAAGAAACTCATCACCGAGCAGCAACTCACGAAGATCAAGAAGGCGAGCGGGAAGAACCCGGTCATCCCGTTCCGTTCGAGTTATGTCAGGTACGCGACGAAAGGAAAGGAAGGCTACGCCTCGATCTACAGCCTTGCACCCGAGGATCTCCCGCAGGTGCTGGAACTTGAGGAGGGCGTGATGATCCGGGGCGGGAGCCGCGCCCTTGTCTCGTCCACGATTGCGGAGGAGCACGACCTCAGGGTCGGGAGCAGGATCAAGGTCGGTGAGGATGAGCATGAGAAGAGCGTCCTTGTCGCCGGCATCCTGAAAGACACCGGTTTCGGGAGCGGGATCTCAACCTACAACTCGATCATCGTCACCGACCGCCTCTATGACGAACTGGAGGGGAAGGCGAATGGCTATGACCAGGTGCTGGTCATGGTCAGGGACATCAACGATATCGACGGCGTGAAGGATGCGATCGAGAAGAGCCTCAACGGCCGGAAGGAGACCGTGGAGATCATGGACATGCGGGGCCTGATCGAGTCGATCAACTCCATCATCGGCACGGTCTCCCTTGTGGTGACCGGCATTGCCGGGATCTCCCTCGTCGTCGCTGCGGTGAGCATCTTCAATGTGATGATGATGTCGGTGAACGAACGTATCCGGGAGATCGGCATCCTCAAGAGCATCGGTGTGAAAAGAGGCGAGATCAGCCGGATGTTCCTGTACGAGGCGGCGATCCTGGGCTTTATCGGTTCGGTGATCGGCGGCATCCTCAGTCTCCTCGGCGGCGGGGTGCTGATCATGGTCGTCCTCCAGGACATTTCGTTCTTCTTCAGCCCCCCGGTCCTCCTCAATGTGGTCTGGGGCATGCTGGTGGGGACAGGGGTCTGCGTCCTCTCGGGCGTGTACCCCGCCTGGAAGGCCTCGAAACTCTCCCCGATCGTGGCGCTGGCGGCCGAGTGA